From the Rattus norvegicus strain BN/NHsdMcwi chromosome 15, GRCr8, whole genome shotgun sequence genome, the window AACCGCCCTTCTCAACTCCTCGAGGTCCCAGCAGCTTCTGGGTGCAcagaagattgagaaccacaggCTGGGATCCCCTATCTTGGATTGTGTCCTGCCTTCCCTGAGTGGCATCCCAGCGGTGAAGCAGACATGTGGACCTACAGAGgacttctgagttcaaagtcagactAGTCTACAGAGCATTCCAGGATAACCAGGCATACATagaaaagccctgtctcagaaaacagcaataaaaaaccCACTCTGTATCCTTCATATTGGCCGTGACTTAATTACATGTTTTTTAGGTGCTAAATCCTTAAGTTACCAAAATGTAGCAATCTAGAGGACATAAAACCTAGGCTCTTTTAAAGCCAGGAATTTTAAACCAGCACATAAATGTTAAAAGAGCAATTCTGTAAACCCTGCCCATTAAAAAACACAGCCAAGCACACAAATCTAAAATCAACCTAGCTAGGACCTGGAGAAACATAAGGCCAATCTTCACAGTCTGAGTGTCCGATGGTGACACCAGCTGCGGACTAATGTGATAAAGCCACAATGCAGTCCAGTCACAGTCCTCCCGCAGGAGTCTGACTCGCGGCCCGAGAGCACAAGGactagagggagaggaggcagtaCAGCCAAGAGGTGGGACCCGGAGCCCAGTGCACCTCTGAAACCTCGCTCTACCTAACAGACGGCTTTGAACACACCAGCCCCTCAAcctgcttttctttattttactttctaattacccttgtatctgtgtgtttgcacacacgagtgtgtgtatgtgtgtgatcagCTGCAAGCACATGCACGCACAGGAGCCCCAGCGTGTGTATGGGGCCAGAAgccaacttgcaggagtcagtctTCTGCTTCCACCATGGGCATCTTAGGGGTCACAGGTTGGACCGTGAGGCTTGGCGGTGAGTCCGACTCAGGGAGCCGCCACCAGCACTCTGAATCCGTTTTCTTATTTTCAGAAATATGAGATTACAGACGTCATCAAAGTACAGTGTGAACTGTACTGTAAGGTCCAGTACGCTGGAGTGAGTGCGACAGTATGAAAGAGTGACAGGCTTAGCAGTTACCATgaccttttatttttacttgggaGATAATCTCATTATGTGGcccagagtggccttgaactcataattctcctgcctcagcttctccagtgctgggtttacaggcaCTCGCCACAATGGCTTGTCTGAAGCTGCTCAAATTTTGataagtttttttctttctaatcaaACTGTTTAAAAACACATTGGTTCAAAGATCACTACTGTTCTTTCCTTATAACATTCGAAGCTTTACTAATGTACCGTCTCAGTCTACAGGCTTCAGCTACAGGAAAATACTTGTGCATCAGGCTGCTTGGCTCTCCCGCTGTACTGGGAAGGAAAGTCAATAAGCACATCCGACCTAGACAGTACCTTAGTTAGCTCGGCGGTCTGGACCAGCTTGTTCTTACTCCCAGCGTACATCATCTGCTGCTCAGGTTTGCACCCTGGAAGACACATACCGGCACAGGGACAAGGGTGACTTTTATCTCACATGAGCATCTACCAGATCATCCAAAGTGGCTCTCTGTGGATTCTGATTTTCAGAGTCTTGACACACACTGAAAAACTTTTTTCAGtgttaattttaatttcaatagTACAAGGGCCATCTTCAAAATTACAAGCATATCActggtaattatttttaaaaagataaacacaAGTATATTACCATGGTCACACAAAGATCACATACTTAAACAAGATTAAAATATATACTTCTGATTCAAAAAGACAAGAAGTCAGAATCATTAAAACTGAAGATTTAGCTGAAGAATTACACTTCTAGGAATTAAGCAGCCTAGGTCAGTACATCTCAAGAGACAATGCCTCGCTGTGTCTGCTCTCTAGGGGTGTGCAGATATGGTGCACACACGTAAACTGACCTCAGTTTAGGTCATTCGACCATTTCACCTTTATAAACAGCAAAAATCTGTCTGCAAAAGATGATTCCGTTGGATCCAAGCCAAGTAGCAATGGTAAGGACTTACTCACCCAGAGGACTGGAGAAGATAAAGCACAGAGGGTAGGAGACCCGGCCATCGTCGTGCTGGTATTTATAACTATACACAATGAAGGTTTTTCTCAAGTTAAAGAAACGGAAGCTGCCTCTAAGATGGGAACTGGACTGCGGGGGCGTCCACGCTTCTCCTATCACCCACAAAACAGGCCCCGAAACAAATTATAAAATCATGCGGCCTCTCTGCTACAGATTAATATGGACTTTTTTCTTCCTCAGTTCTTACTGTATGTACATTATTAAAACAAagagaattgtttttaaatatccGGTCAGGACATCAACTTGCATGTTTTTGcctaatacatgcacacacattttaatTTGGTTGTGGTCAAGATGAGGAAGGACTACTTTTAAGGTCTGTTTttattcttctattagcttcTTAGCATAATGAAGAAATGGGTTTCATACATATACTCAGTACTTTGCTCAGATCTGTCCTTCCACACCCCTTCACCGTTCTCTCCCTCCCAAACCGTCCCCGAGTTGTTTTCATGCcatataaaatataacttttgAAAGTTTAACAAATGGGTTCATAAGTAAAATCCTGATGACTAACAAAATCTTCAAACCACTTAGTAAAGGATATCGAGGTTGCCGTTCAGGTAGTTCATCTTTAAGTTCATCTGGAGAGACACCCTGGCACCACAGAAAAAAAACTGTTGAAGCACGTCCTTCCCCAAGGTCCACTACACATCCATTTTGCTAAGAGCTGTGAGTTTGTTACCACATTACAAAATTActtctattttcaacaaaacaagGGTATGAAGGACAGTTCCTTCTATACTTAAGTTCCAAGTGTCAGGAAATGCTGAGTGAGTGGCCTAAGCAAAGCCTCAGAGAGCATTAGGAATTCTGCCCCAGGCCCGCCCGCGCTCAAGTGACCAGCGTCAGTCTTACTTCACTCCATGCAGTGCTTGTGAGTAGGAGCTCACTCAGCTTTACTAGAGCTCTAAGCCCTACCTGCCACACTGCATCTCACTAATGCTTTAAGGAAGGCAGTTAAATCAGTAAGACAATGTGGAACCAGTAATTAGCTCGCGCTTTCCATGCATAATTAGTAGGCATTTAGGAAGGTCCAGAACTTGTTTTAGGACTTGTAACTAACACATCATTGTTTGGACAACAATAATTGCTTAACTATAAAAATTGTATTTAGCTCATTGAACAAACCTCGAGCTCCTCATCCAGCACCACCAAGCGTTTATCCTTGTCAATCTTCACTACAATGAAAACACAGTGTAAGTAAAGTGTGATTCCATGTGACCCTGATGACCCAACCCAGAGCAGCCCTAGTCAAACTAAAGCATCAAGAAACAGCACAAAGCACATCTGGATATAATTCCCAGCATGCAACttccttatttattatttagattCTGATCAGCTCCTCACATGGACTGAGTATGGAGAACTTCCTAACCCCAATGCAACTTTCTAAATAAAGGGCTTGAAAAGATAACTCTAGAATGGCCTATGTGCAGCATGCTTAGAACTGCGAAAGAAATGCTCACCTGGGGTCAGGAGAGAGAATCCTAAGACCCCCAGCTTCTCCACATTATGATTTCATGGCATATAGTCATTATTCTGAGAATGCGAATTACCAATTCCACCTCTATTATTCAAAGATATTCAAATATAAGTGACATAACCCAAAGCCAAATCGACATGAACATAAAGGTCACCTATGCCTTTATTCTTTTCTACCTAGTGATTCAGCTATGTTTGGGTCTGCACTACAGTCACTTTAAGTCCTATGGCCACAATGGCCTCATCTTTGGTGGTAAATGCCATTATTCCACATTTTCCCTCTTAAGAACCAAATGATCACATGATAGCATTTAGTTGTAACAAACTTCATAAGGTGTCAACACCTGGTACAATTCTCACCTGCCTGATGCATCTGTTAATAGCCTATAGTCTTTATGtcctctctgcctcagccttctttctAAATCATTGCCCACAAAGTATTACCTACGAAAGCAAGTAAAGCACTCCACAAAACTCAGTTTGGTGTAGAAGTGGAATAAGGCCCGATGCTGAACTTTACCACTCAGGTGTGGGCAAATGTTTGGTCTGGACCACTGTTAGCCCCTGGGAAACACACGGGTCACTACAAATGGGCACCTCACTCCTCGAGTGCAGAGCTGAGGAGGCAGCTGGCACAGGGTTACCTATGGCAACAGCCTGAGCGGTTTCTTGCAGAGGAAATGGTGGCAAATGCAGCAGGTGGAGGCACCATGACTCTCTAAGGCTTAGCACATTCAAAGGAGCTTTAAGAGAAAACAGACTAACACCAAATAGTTTTGAGGCAACTTCGGCTTACTTATAATAGCAGCATTGTGGGTTTCTTTTCGAAAACGAAACTTTCTCAGCTTTTCCACTAAATCTTCAGCAACATCACAAACCACCAAAGACTCACTCTACAAAAGAGAGGGGATACATACACTTAAAATGCCATCCGTTCAATATCCGTGCATGTTAAACCACTTTCAAGTTTCCCAACCTTGGCTCCGCAGAGCTTAGCGCAGCTCTGCTCTTCTCTAATACAAGCTTCACTTTAACTTTCTCTTTGGTTGATAATTACTTCGAAAGCCAAGCACATCCTAATGGCATTTCATTAGAAGtggagaggaggtggggaaaTGTGGAAGCCAAGGGCCATCTTGGGTGTCAGGTCAAGCTCAGTATTTCACACTGTGTGGCAAGAACGGGAAAGTCATTTTACTGTTTTGGACTTTCCCAattatggagaaaataaaaatgaccacAACAGTAAACATGAGCAACAGGTTATATCTCAGTTGACtacaaaagacataaaaatagcTATTAGGAATATATAAaaacagtcaggcatggtggtgcatgcctttaatcccagcactcaggaggcagggacaggaggagcctggtctacagagtgagttccagaacagccagggttatgtaagagaccctgtctcaaaaagattaaaaaaaaaaaatcaaaatatacaaaaGGCAAGCAATCCTTGTGTTTGTGAAGTAACATCTTTATATACTTATCCACCGCCCAGCCCTCGACTGTCAGGCTTTTGACAGAGGGTTTTTGTTGTTACCCAAGCTGGctcaaacttgtgatctttgctttagcccccccccccagtagcCTGAAGCGATATGCCATGCTATGCCGCCATGCCATGCTATGCCATGCTGAGTGCGGAAAACTACAAAAACCAAGCAGGCATGgaagtgcacacctttaaccacGGCTTTTgaggagaagaggcagaaagatctctgagtttgaggccagctgggtctacagagcgatactgtctccaaaaaaaaaaaagaaaaaaagaaaattaaaaaaaaaaaaaaaatccaagacgTACCAGAGTGTGCAACTGagcagggaattttttttttttttttttttttttggttctttttttcggagctggggaccgaacccagggccttgcgcttcctaggtaagcgctctaccactgagctaaatccccagccccctgagcaGGGAATCTTATGTGTCAGTCACTCAGCTCCAATTGCTCACATCCATCTGCATCCATTACCCACAGTACACCAACACCCCCCCAATGGGCTGTCTTACCCAAAGGCTACAGAAGTCACTCACCTAGAATACTACACAGTGTAAGACAGCACGTGTCACAAAAAACTAACGAAATCACTCTACTTCAAACAGCCGGCCAGAACTCTAATCTCTGACACCCATTTGTGTTCAGATCTCTCactgttttacattttttatagTTGGTTTCCGTCAAGTTGAAAAAAATTCACTTTGGACTTTTCATATACAagtttcccccttttccttcaaGAAAATGTGAACTCTTCTCATCAGAACCTCAAAGTATTAAGGCATCCaattttaatttaagaaaaaaagaggatGTAATGGAGACCTACGTGGGGTAAGACAGCACACTGGCTAGCATTTTCACATCTTGAAGATTCTGAATTCTGGTAATCGGAAGGATGTGACAAGTATAGAATGTGTTGTTATACAATCAAGGCACACGCCCAGCCAAGAGTACTACTGACCAATAGAAAACTTTGCTTTAGAGAGATGCTAAATCATAGGAAACTGCCTGAAATTCAGATTAATCTTCTTTGACCAAAGACAGAATTAAGGAAACTAATAAAgactttagatttttatttacaaCAAAACCTATTTGATAGCCGAGTCTTACCTTTCAGCTCTGACGATCAGAGCTACAACAGTAAGCCTGACATCCTGGGGCCAGACACCCATGCAAACATGCTCAGTGTGGAGCGCTGTTTGGAAGACACTGGCCTCATGTGACCCCTAGCATGGTGGAAAAGATGAGAACATGCCTGGATTTCATTTGTGTGATTCAGTTTGTGTCTTCTTCCTTCCCGGTGCTACCACAAAGGCAAAAGTACCTTCCTACAAGGACTCACAAACCAGGTGGCACAAGTCTGTAATTCCAGAatttagaggctgaggcaggaggctcaacTGTCTCTTCTAAGAAGGAGGCTGGGGtaggggggtagggggtggggagtgggggctgGAGGGACTCAGGCTTAGACAACTCATGTGTGTTTACACTTGAAAGCTTTTAGGAGTACAAAGCTATAAAAACAATTCTAGGTGGCAAGTGTTATTTAAGATAGTTGAGCTTAAACAGTCACTTATTGGTGGATTCAATAAATGAACATTAATGAGCCCCAGCACTGTGCCAAGTGCTAGCTTACACAATAATCTAGTACAGAAGAGACCTACATAAAAGACCAGACGAAAAACTGTAAGTTGATACCTGTGATAAAGGCTAGAAAAGAGAACTTAGTAGTGAAGAACGTGGTGACAGAAAAAGCTATCTAAAGTGATTAGAGAGAACCAGGCAGAACATAGCAGCCAAAGTCAGGAAAGG encodes:
- the Gmfb gene encoding glia maturation factor beta, which translates into the protein MSESLVVCDVAEDLVEKLRKFRFRKETHNAAIIMKIDKDKRLVVLDEELEGVSPDELKDELPERQPRFIVYSYKYQHDDGRVSYPLCFIFSSPLGCKPEQQMMYAGSKNKLVQTAELTKVFEIRNTEDLTEEWLREKLGFFH
- the Gmfb gene encoding glia maturation factor beta isoform X1; this encodes MSESLVVCDVAEDLVEKLRKFRFRKETHNAAIIMKIDKDKRLVVLDEELEGVSPDELKDELPERQPRTFIVYSYKYQHDDGRVSYPLCFIFSSPLGCKPEQQMMYAGSKNKLVQTAELTKVLSRSDVLIDFPSQYSGRAKQPDAQVFSCS
- the Gmfb gene encoding glia maturation factor beta isoform X2, producing the protein MKIDKDKRLVVLDEELEGVSPDELKDELPERQPRTFIVYSYKYQHDDGRVSYPLCFIFSSPLGCKPEQQMMYAGSKNKLVQTAELTKVLSRSDVLIDFPSQYSGRAKQPDAQVFSCS